A stretch of DNA from Dioscorea cayenensis subsp. rotundata cultivar TDr96_F1 chromosome 4, TDr96_F1_v2_PseudoChromosome.rev07_lg8_w22 25.fasta, whole genome shotgun sequence:
AGCATGAAGGTCTCAGAAATGATGCCGAATGTTTTGAGTTTCATGTCCATGGTACAGACTACAGTTTTGAGGAAAGTGCAGAGTCTGGGGAAGAAACAGGGTCCGAACAGGGTGATGGACTGTTGAACAGAGGGTTTGATCCCatcaactgaggaagcaccagATTTGGAGTTGAAAATACTACCTGAACACCTTGAGTACGCCTTTTTGGGAGAGGGTACACAGCTTCTAGTCgtcatctcttcaaacctaacaGTTGACCAAAAGAATGGCTTGGTGGATGTGCTAAAGAAACACAAGAGagcgattgcttggaagattacTGACATAAAAGGAATAAATCCATCtgtttgcactcacaagattcTTATGACGGATGAACACAGGCCCAGGGCCTTgccacaaagaagactcaatccaaatatgaaagaagtggtacgggcagaaatcatcaagcttctcgatgcGGGTATTATCTTCCCGATAtcagacagtgagtgggtaagccccgtGCAAGTGATTCCAAAGAAGGGGGGAATGACTGTGATCACCAATaagaagaatgagttaatcccaactcGTACAACTACCGGGTGGAGAGTATTCATCGACtacagaaaattgaatgatgccactcgaaaagataattttcccctaccattcattgaccagatgcttGAGCGACTAGCTGGGCATGCTTACTATTGCTTTTTGAATGGGTTCTCtagttatttccaaattcccatcgcccccgaagatcaggagaagactatgttcacttgtccgtatggcacatttgcttaccGCCACATGCCTTTCGGGCTATCCAATGCCCCGGCGACCTTTCAGAGATATATGACACccatttttgaggacatggtagaagattttatggaagtgtttatggatgacttttccGTCTTTGGCGGTTCTTTTgatgtgtgcctcaagaaccttgagcgggTTGTCACTCAATGTGAAGAAActaatcttgtgctaagttgggagaaatgccatttcatggtccaagaggggatagtcCTGGGACACAAAATTTCGAAATGAGGAATTGAGgtcgacaaggcaaagatttccaccattGAGAAATTGCCACCTCCAAATTTTGTGAAGGCTATAAGGaattttttgggacatgccggaTTCTATAGAggattcatcaaagatttttctaaaattgctagGCCCCTAACAAGGATGTgccattcgagttcgataatgATTACATGACGTCCTTTATagcactcaaggagaaactaattcaagcacCCATCATGGTAGCTCGAGATTGGGACTCCCCATTcaaattgatgtgtgatgcgagtgacTTTGTAGTTGGGGCAGTGCTTGGCCAGTagagagacaaacatttccatcccaTTTACTATGCATGTAAGACTCTAACGGGAGAACAAGCGAATTACACCACAACTGAAAAAGAACTGCTTGTCgtggtatttgcctttgataaattccggtcatatttggttctttctaaagtgGTGGTATACACCGATCATTCAGCTTTGGGATACTTACTTAGCAAGTTCGATGCCAAACCACGTTTGATAAGGTGGGTCTTATTGCTTCAAGAATTTAACCTTGAGATTAAAGACAAGCGGGGAGCAGAGAATCTTGTAGCTGATCATTTATCCCGTCTAGAGAGCTCTGCTACTAAAACTATGAGCGAAAAagacattaatgactcattccctgaagaacacttgtataatatccaggtagtagaagagaaggaaccaccctgGTTTACCGATTTTGCTAATTATTTTGTTGGTGGGGTAATCCTGAAATGGTTTtcatatcaacaaaggaagaaatttttCTTAGACCTTAAGTACTACATTTGGGAAGATCCCTACTTATTCAGAGTTTGTTCTGATTAGGTtgctcgaagatgtgtttcgAGAGATGAGGGTCTAAGCATCTTGAGGCATTGACACTCAGGACCCactggtggccattatgatgcaaatagaacaacaaagaaaattcttgatgctGGTTTCTATTCGCCATCAGTCTTCCATGACACACAGAAATTCATTCGAGCATATGATAGATGTCAGCGGGTCGGCAACATTTCTcgccgggatgagatgccccaaaattggaaccaagcctgtgaggtttttgatgtgtggggaattgatttcatgggacccttcccgagctcccatggatacaagttcatTCTCGTGGCGatcgattatgtgtctaaatgggtggaagctcaagccttgcaaacaaatgatgcgaggGTGGTAGTgcaattcttaaagaaattattttccaggTTCGGCACACCACGTGCAATCATTAGCGACAggggcactcatttctgtaacgcccaatttgcaaaaattttgaagcgctatggagtaaCCCATAAAACGGAAACAATGTACCATCCTCAGACTAGTGGCCAAGTCGAAGTGTCCAACAGGGACCTAAagcaaatttggagaaaattgtGTCTCAAAACTGAAGAGATTGGGCAGAACATCTACATGACGCACTTTGGGCCTACAGAACAGCgtacaagactcctattggcaTCACTCCATATAAAATAGTCTATGGGAAAGCTTGCCATCTACCtgttgagcttgagcataaaggttattgggctattaagttTCTAAATTTCAATTCTTCTCTTGCAGGTTGCAAGAGAAAACTCCAactgaatgaacttgatgagtggcgTTCCAATGCATATGAGAGTTCGAtgctctataaagaaaaagtaaaagagtaccacgacAGACGCATGAAGCACCCTAAGCAATTTCACGAGGGAGATCAAGTCCTACTGTTCAACTCTCGGTTGAAATTATTTCCAGGGAAGCTAAGGTCACGTTGGTCGGGTCCGTACACGgttactcaagtcttcccacatggagcgATTGAGATAACCAACCCGGAGAATGGCACTTTTAAGGTTAATGGGCaacgattaaaattttacttcgATAACAACGCTACAAATGAAATCGGGGGTGGTTTCAAGATttttgagcccccatgaggtaaggaatgacgtacgtcaggctcgtgacgttaaacaagcgcttctgttgaggcaacccaagcgttcGTTCGGGggtgtttgcttgcatttttcgtattttagttcctagttcatttcaattttttgtatttcttagtcttgtttgtttttgaataagttcatgctcacgcACATGGCACTTTGTTCTCATCgttttaattgtggtgtatttgtgcaacttcttgagaaactcatgtttttaTGGCATTTTATGagctagatcgtcgttttagtcatttcattcatttttggagaagtcttcgatCCTGCTTTATCAatgtttacatcatttgaggcaGGTTTTCAGCATTTTGGGTGGTCTTTAATGTCATACAgccttactgggccgtatggaGACCGTCTGAGGCAAACACCGAGCCAGATTTGGGCTCTGTGCCGTCTTAGACGGCTCCCTTAGATGGCCCTGTCCCTAGGCCGAGAGGGCCAAGAGGATccagacggcccccatacagggccgtatgggggccgtctagGGCGGGCCGGCCCTCTTTCTCTCCCCTCTTatatctctctcctctctctctcctttccaCTCTCTCTTTTCCCTCAATTTTCCTCCAAgtttctctcttcattctcactcaattcttgaccaaatctcttcatttttcctcctaaatccTCTCCTTATCCATTTGAGATGTCGATCTAGTTGTTTTCCCAAAGTTttaagcttgttttctcaagatttcgtcggtatgctttttctatgccctagttttatctttctcatttcttgggcattcttggagattttgtgtggcagttctttagcattttgcttggtttgaatgatgtgaatgtcatggatgaattttccttcaaattcatgtaaaaaattttTTGATGCCATGAATATTGGGGAGACTCTTGCCGcgtgaatagtgaccatacggccctcATACGGCCCTATGACCTCAAAAATTCGATTTTTCACTTGTTTTCTCTGTAtctagcattttattttgatttatcttgatTTCCTATGAGCATGATCAAGGTTTAttttcattgtagggatgcctaataCTAAAAGATGCGCCTCCAAACGCCCAAGAAGCACTGGACTTTCATCTACTCAcgatgaacccgtcttcaagttGTCCCATCATCGAAAGAGATATGATCGATTGTAGataaagtgataagtgcttgtgcaatatgaatgcgaagcgttcattccttatgttgagcattacttttcttgagtttttacactaatatgtgtgtttttatgttacttttatgcaggtagggttgtgaggccgagtatgaaggaaagaagccaatgtggattacaatgcaccgattttggaggaaatcttgctaaggttcaaacgcgaagacataggtcaatgtgagatgctagagtgtgtgccaacctcctcgaattcgagtttggcacatccttttggaggggcacaaaggcagtcacactcgagcattccgacttatgcacatagaacaagagctccaccaacttgcctatcattgaagaagcaagtgatccacgacgtgaatgtgtgcccgtttgcattactccgatgaaagtatggattcggcaagctattcaggccggatactatagcagagcactgtagcaacacggtagcgaGTACTATAggagcactgttcatagccggccgagaaaacaggagttcagaggatccacacaggcgtgtggaaattatccacgcccatgtggaaattctacacgggtgcgtgaagcatccacgcccatgtaatcgcccgattccagccctatttaaagccgaatcagccccgattttaatattcttttctccattctttccccaacttgagagagggcttcggctaggattttgaggggtattggctaggttttggagaggttctacggctccgacatcgcgcatcatttgaaagatggttattgggagagttttcgtcgacaccgatctggcgaggtgtatcctaggccggacaaaggatcctttgcgacaagtagaggactctccacaagaccatcgacatgaccattgaGGGCGTTTCTTTATGggttcattacttttacattctattactttgattgtatttagctccatggagagctaaacccctagtgggtaattgggtatttgtgaaccctaggatgtattcgtttctttgaatctctttattatgctttcaaaaaattaatgtttattgtgagttccaatcttgaatgcttgattgtatgaacatttcccctagagtgacactagggttgagagttctcgttggtaaccttgtgagtgagtgacacaccttgagcgttagacaaagcaaggttgaagagggttgagagggttgagagggtgagtcgagaggtacaggagcgtcacctttcccctctgacgtgatagattctacctccgttactcgagttctttgcagccataatagagtgaatggtctaagggatgaacttccgctggggcttagttgcgcgtgcaacggagtgaagcattgaggtaatcttagtatctagggctcaattgtggtttgataccttccacctggaccaaagggttaggtctataattaggaagagatttatcacttggaatccctagagctcattgcaactctatgcgagtgcgaggtgttgagattgttcgatttctcctccgggaaatgtatagagttaggcatagttgaccttagatttgggactatgtaattaaggatttccacgactcaccattgcattgattaggaagcataatagagggttcttgcacttgaaataattatcctatgcggagcattatccgggtaccccatctttatcgattgccttacccccttctttacttttgctctcttacttgttgcttttattgttgagaattgaatcattgtcacactcatcatcattgatctttcgcatagctaagaatcgaattaagtatttttattctctactccctgtggattcgatacccactcacctgggattattacttcgacaagcccatgcacttgcgggatatacgcaaggggaccttgtcacaaaGCCATTTGGGACATTATGCTACCTTGATtggggacttgtggagaaccttggTATTGCAAATCAAGTTAGGGATTGGTTATCACTCAATTGTTGGGACAAGCCttttgccataaacgagccaacctttcgccaattgactttggaggttttgagtacatttgaggaacgacaagatggagattccgtgtggaataggaaaattatcaccatccgttttcaagcttttggaaggaagcgtactatgcactacttggattttgccaagtacttggggatctatgatgatgagtttatcaacttcATGCACGGTAGagcgtcttaagcttgatttcccaagtggagtgggtagaagcaactattggccgactttggcgggtgatgatcaaacacgaaaggcctcgcgcatgattgacccggcacaCAGATTTCCCAAGTGGAGTGGGTAGAAGCAACTATGCGCTCTATCTCAGGGGAGTGCTCTCTGGGATGTTTGCAGCCCGCGATCTTCATCCTTGGTTCCATATCttcaagaattaaaaataaaatgatcaaaTTGGCTCACAGGATTAGTgatgtagaaatccacacggtcgtgtggaaatttcacacacccgtgtggatcgacggggcgtgaaaaccgcacgaccGCACACTGAAACTCCAAAAATATATCTTAGaatcatttctaaactcttTATAATAATCTAATAACCATCTAACTATAGAAACAAAGCAATATTTAACattctaattgaataaaatcaaatatgacaaagaaaagagagaattaagggttaccaatgagatgaagttaaaaactttgaattcggcCAGAAAGCTCGAGTAAACCTCTCTAAATCAACGGTGCGAGGTCGTGAGAAAGGTTAGGAATGTTATCTGAGTAACtaggagtgtgagaatgaagaagaacgaaAGGATTTTGATGAAAACCCACTACTCTTGTGTTTTTGTACAttgacacgggcgtgtggaaattatacaaacctgtgtgactccacaggagagacacATAAGGGCAAAGGCACACCCATGTGTGCTCTCAGAATAACATTCAATGCTTATAAATGtaaccgcacgggcgtgtgaaaattacccacacccgtgtgctcGATCCACAGGGGTAGACTTAAGcacctgtggcttctctgtccatccgagaaaaatctctATGTGTTTCACAAGCCCGTGCatgaattccacacgggcatggacctTCATAAGACCACctcacaggggcactcgcatgcccctgtgttttctctagatggaagagagctcttctgcagagatccacatggacatgcagaaattacccacccgtgtgtttgtcacagggtcatccataggggcgagtccacacccctgtctcttctcaggaaaaatctctaagtctttACAGGAtgacacatgcccgtgtggaaattacccgcgGGTGTGgtccatcacaaggtcattcataggGGTGACTCCACTCCCCTGTGTCCACTCGCAATGAGCTAGCAGTAGAGACCCACggctatgtggaaattccacacggccgtgtgttttctctagatgccttagaaaactttgcaagctctgcagaaaaatttctgaatatataaatacactcagagcctgtcttatcatacaaaatataccaggaaaaaacatgaaaaacttgctcaaacgagaaaatcacagcaataacaactaaaaatcacagcaatagcaactaaaaatcaagacaccaacacctaaagccttattcatacaaatactaaactaaaaactaggaaaacattaaaaacttgggttgcttccgaagaagcacttgtttaacatcactgataagtacttgtgtgataagaatacgaagtgttctttccttatgttgatcattacttttagtcagtttaagtgctaatacatgtgaaTTGtgttgatcattacttttagGGTTGTgtagctaagtattgagaaaagaagccaaaagttgATTATAAACGCAtcatttggtggaatcttggaaggaaaaaaatgcgaagacacaagtgtgactccaagatacgtgaatgtgtgccaacctccatgaattcaagtcactacaatgagttggaggggcacaaagacagtcacatttgcgtatacCGACTTATACATTGATAATAAGACCTCCGcaaatgaagcttttgattgaagaagacgtgcaatctacggcataaacgtgtgtccgtttatgttgcctcgacgaaaagtgtggaattggtaGTGTTTTGACCTAATACTGTAGCAGATCACTGTAAGGAAACAATGTaacaagcactgtagcagttactgttcagaGCCGGCCGAAAAatgatttctagagaatccacacaggcatgtgttaattctccacgcccgtgtggaaattccacaagccggtgggaaaaatccataggagcgtgtggattcccgattccggccctatttaagccgtgattcagcctgatttttgagatcttctttcccccttttttgggggagctttcaaCACCAtactccacttggaagaagattattgggggagctttcatcggcaccgatccagtgaggtgtgccctaggctagacaaggggacttttggagaagacttgactactcctcaagaccatcaacatgactaccgagagggttttcttattgaacacttgtttttgcttttgatttcattattgattgtattgtactccatggagagctaaacccctagtcggtacttggattttgtaaaccataggatgttattgtttcattgatcttttattatgttttcattaattgatgtttcaattgagttccaatcttgaatgcctaATGAAttatttctctcttagagtgacactagggttgagagtccatcttggtgaCCGTTATAGATGAGTAACACACTACGAGgattagacattgcttgattggagagggttgagaggataagtcgagaggtagtggagcgtcccctttcccctccagtgtgatttatactacctctatttccttgagttctttgttctcacaatagagtgaagttctagagtaTGAGCTCCGCTAGGGGTTtattgtgcgagcaacagagtgaatcGTTAAAGTGATtctagtatctagggcttaaatgTTACTAGGGGccttttgcctagaccaaagggttaggtctatacataggaagagggcttatcacttggattctctagaattcgatgcaactttacacagtgtgaggtgttgagactgagcgatttctcctccgggatatagtgtagagtaagtcacggttgaccttagatttgggaccgtatacttaaggatttccatgactcattgagcattgattaggaagtataatagttgttcttgcactttaattattaatcctaggggagcattgtccgagtaccccacttctattgattgccttacctctcatttacttatgcctctcattcttgtttcttttatctttgttcacattatatttcattgatactatcattgttcactttcacgtggttaagtagcaatttaagtatttttttattccctactctctgtggatacgataccccactaactttggatttattactcgacaaacccgtgcacttacaggTCACACGCGAGGGACGTTGCCAGTCACTTAGCTTGgtgtatcttgtcttacctcacggtgactcatagatgaaggttcccctcttacccatgacttggaagcatgatgaacatatccttttaaaggtagagggagagttgtcgagcttgttaccacttaaggGTTTGTCATCCTTGTTCCGTTCTTGCGTATCCCCAATAGCCTTGAGacgtttcttgtggcgtctcctcactcgcttcatcttccggagcatcttcttcatgatccccgaaGTAAATGGTAccttttcctctagaccaaTCATCATCACCTCTTCTTTATCCATTTCTTGGTCTAGTAACCCCTTGTATGGTTCTGGATTCAAAatttcttgcacatattcatcgattagttcgtcagtagt
This window harbors:
- the LOC120258721 gene encoding uncharacterized protein LOC120258721, with amino-acid sequence MYHPQTSGQVEVSNRDLKQIWRKLCLKTEEIGQNIYMTHFGPTEQRCKRKLQLNELDEWRSNAYESSMLYKEKVKEYHDRRMKHPKQFHEGDQVLLFNSRLKLFPGKLRSRWSGPYTVTQVFPHGAIEITNPENGTFKVNGQRLKFYFDNNATNEIGGGFKIFEPP